Proteins from a genomic interval of Drosophila melanogaster chromosome 2R:
- the eIF2Bdelta gene encoding eukaryotic translation initiation factor 2B subunit delta, isoform A has translation MVLTSEQVPQTLKSKHKKQRQRNRPRNKRNRLEDSHSTTQETSAIDATSAMPGNAVDPLATEKTRDQIMAEREAKKLAKQAKKQKTAPTPTAATPAVLTTPSAPATKIITEVEQTTITTKLTTTTTTKVQDAVASKTTQPAAVNGKDAEAGEKTREQIKAEREAKKAAKKAGKGGGAKVEGIAQQLADLKVAEKAPVAASAAPSTTEADQEKKKPALSKAERRAIQEAQRAAKAQVQTKKAQHAAKAPPSAAPKGPNRKSVSPTTAATSSSPVKCPASTPNVDCRVKLFNHLVCAKEDSQFINDPLVHPSIARLGVQYAKRTVVGSNARCIAFLHALRQVVHDFETPAKKEFGRSLDAAVKHHVDHLHKCRPLAVSVSNAYKQFKNQLTQLPADVPETESKELLVHFIDTYIENQIGKAAQAISGFLQEKITDGDVLLTFACSSLIQFICEEAKRRQVAFRVIVVDSRPGCEGQELLRRLHATGIPCTYVLINAVGYVMAEATKVLLGAHALLANGYVMARTGTAQVALVANAHNVPVLVCCETHKFSERFQTDAIVYNELSDPNQLVRGDKCQLSNWAAKGKLLPLNLSYDITPPELVSAVVTEVAILPCTSVPVILRIKPDIGY, from the exons ATGGTTTTAACTAGCGAACAGGTGCCACAG ACTTTGAAGAGCAAGCACAAGAAGCAAAGGCAACGCAATCGACCGCGCAACAAACGAAATCGCCTGGAAGACAGCCATTCAACGACACAAGAAACATCAGCCATCGACGCCACGAGTGCAATGCCCGGAAATGCTGTGGATCCATTGGCCACGGAGAAGACTCGTGACCAGATAATGGCCGAGCGGGAGGCGAAGAAGCTGGCTAAGCAGGCCAAGAAACAGAAAACTGCACCGACTCCTACTGCCGCCACTCCTGCTGTTCTGACCACTCCCTCTGCTCCGGCCACCAAAATCATCACTGAAGTGGAGCAGACCACCATTACCACTAAGCTGacgaccaccaccacaacaaaGGTGCAGGATGCAGTGGCTTCAAAGACGACTCAGCCAGCTGCGGTAAATGGCAAGGATGCGGAGGCGGGTGAAAAGACACGCGAGCAGATCAAGGCGGAACGCGAGGCCAAGAAGGCAGCCAAGAAAGCTGGCAAAGGCGGGGGAGCCAAGGTAGAGGGCATCGCACAACAGCTCGCTGACCTGAAAGTAGCAGAAAAAGCTCCAGTCGCAGCCAGTGCTGCACCTTCGACAACAGAAGCGGACCAGGAAAAG AAAAAGCCAGCTCTTAGCAAAGCGGAGCGTCGCGCTATCCAAGAAGCCCAACGGGCAGCCAAGGCCCAGGTACAGACTAAAAAGGCCCAGCATGCAGCCAAGGCACCACCCAGCGCAGCTCCCAAAGGGCCGAACCGGAAGAGCGTTTCCCCCACCACAGCGGCCACCAGCAGTTCCCCCGTCAAATGTCCAGCCAGCACGCCCAATGTAGACTGCCGGGTGAAGCTGTTCAACCATCTGGTGTGCGCCAAGGAAGACAGCCAGTTCATCAACGATCCACTCGTTCATCCGAGCATTGCGCGCTTGGGTGTTCAGTACGCCAAGCGCACGGTGGTGGGGTCCAATGCTCGATGCATTGCCTTCCTGCACGCCCTGCGCCAGGTTGTCCACGACTTTGAGACGCCCGCCAAGAAGGAGTTTGGTCGCAGCCTGGACGCCGCCGTGAAGCACCACGTAGACCACCTGCACAAGTGCCGACCGCTGGCCGTGTCCGTGTCCAATGCGTACAAACAATTCAAGAACCAACTGACACAGCTGCCGGCGGATGTTCCCGAAACGGAG TCGAAGGAGCTGCTCGTCCACTTCATCGATACTTACATTGAAAATCAAATCGGCAAGGCGGCCCAAGCGATCAGCGGTTTTCTGCAGGAAAAGATCACCGATGGCGACGTGCTGCTGACCTTCGCCTGTTCCTCCCTCATTCAGTTCATCTGCGAGGAGGCCAAGCGGCGCCAGGTGGCCTTCCGCGTGATTGTCGTCGATTCGCGACCCGGATGCGAAGGCCAGGAGCTGCTGCGCCGACTGCACGCCACCGGAATCCCGTGCACCTACGTGCTGATCAACGCCGTGGGCTATGTGATGGCGGAGGCCACGAAGGTGCTGCTGGGAGCACACGCCCTGCTGGCCAACGGATACGTGATGGCGCGAACGGGCACCGCCCAGGTGGCCCTGGTGGCCAATGCCCACAACGTGCCGGTGCTCGTGTGCTGCGAGACGCACAAGTTCAGCGAGCGCTTCCAGACGGACGCCATCGTCTACAACGAGCTGAGCGATCCCAACCAACTGGTGCGCGGCGACAAGTGCCAGCTAAGCAACTGGGCGGCCAAGGGAAAGCTGTTGCCGCTCAACCTGAGCTACGACATTACTCCGCCGGAGCTGGTGAGTGCCGTGGTCACCGAGGTGGCCATCCTGCCCTGCACCAGTGTTCCCGTCATACTCCGCATCAAGCCAGACATTGGCTACTAA
- the CG30414 gene encoding uncharacterized protein, isoform C, giving the protein MKFIAAGLALLVCSIQLGEGAPGHLLDSSCGTTKPEFIPMITGGADAGLFSNPWMVKVLGEKLCGGSLITSRFVLTAAHCIVSTHMRVRLGEYKTRFPGKDCSRCVPKSYKLRRIRLGEYDTRFPGKDCCVPKSYELAVDRKILHADYNLNLDNDIGLLRMKSFVQYSDYVRPICLLVEGHMAESPIFNITGWGVTNDGTPSRRLQRATVYNTDLHFCRSKFTKQVDESQICAAGTNSDACHGDSGGPLSAQVPFAGSWLTFQYGLVSYGSAACHSFSVYTNVTHHRDWIVNAIEDFSRAFQLRL; this is encoded by the exons ATGAAGTTCATCGCAGCTGGATTAGCTCTTCTGGTCTGCTCCATCCAGTTGGGTGAAGGAGCACCTGGTCACCTGCTAGACTCCAGTTGTGGCACGACAAAACCAGAATTTATCCCAATGATCACCGGGGGCGCAGACGCAGGCCTATTCTCAAATCCATGGATGGTGAAGGTGCTAGGCGAGAAACTATGTGGTGGCTCGCTAATCACCAGTC GCTTCGTTCTCACGGCCGCCCATTGCATCGTTAGTACACACAT GAGAGTACGCTTGGGCGAGTATAAAACCCGCTTTCCTGGCAAGGATTGCTCGCGCTGCGTGCCCAAGTCATATAAACTCAGGAGAATACGCTTGGGCGAGTATGACACCCGCTTTCCTGGCAAGGATTGCTGCGTGCCCAAGTCATATGAACTCGCTGTGGATAGAAAGATTTTGCATGCGGATTATAACCTAAACTTGGACAACGACATCGGCCTGTTGCGCATGAAGAGCTTCGTCCAGTACTCAG ACTACGTCCGGCCGATCTGTCTCCTGGTCGAGGGACACATGGCGGAAAGTCCCATCTTCAACATCACCGGCTGGGGTGTCACCAACGATGGCACGCCCAGCCGGAGGCTCCAGAGGGCCACTGTGTACAACACCGACCTCCACTTCTGCCGAAGCAAGTTCACCAAGCAGGTGGATGAGTCGCAGATTTGTGCTGCTGGCACAAATAGCGATGCATGCCACGGCGACTCGGGAGGCCCGCTGAGCGCACAGGTTCCTTTTGCCGGCAGCTGGCTGACCTTCCAGTACGGACTGGTCAGCTACGGGTCGGCGGCATGCCATTCCTTCTCCGTTTACACCAACGTTACGCACCACAGGGACTGGATTGTGAACGCCATCGAAGACTTCAGCAGAGCTTTCCAGCTTAGACTCTAG
- the eIF2Bdelta gene encoding eukaryotic translation initiation factor 2B subunit delta, isoform B: protein MPGNAVDPLATEKTRDQIMAEREAKKLAKQAKKQKTAPTPTAATPAVLTTPSAPATKIITEVEQTTITTKLTTTTTTKVQDAVASKTTQPAAVNGKDAEAGEKTREQIKAEREAKKAAKKAGKGGGAKVEGIAQQLADLKVAEKAPVAASAAPSTTEADQEKKKPALSKAERRAIQEAQRAAKAQVQTKKAQHAAKAPPSAAPKGPNRKSVSPTTAATSSSPVKCPASTPNVDCRVKLFNHLVCAKEDSQFINDPLVHPSIARLGVQYAKRTVVGSNARCIAFLHALRQVVHDFETPAKKEFGRSLDAAVKHHVDHLHKCRPLAVSVSNAYKQFKNQLTQLPADVPETESKELLVHFIDTYIENQIGKAAQAISGFLQEKITDGDVLLTFACSSLIQFICEEAKRRQVAFRVIVVDSRPGCEGQELLRRLHATGIPCTYVLINAVGYVMAEATKVLLGAHALLANGYVMARTGTAQVALVANAHNVPVLVCCETHKFSERFQTDAIVYNELSDPNQLVRGDKCQLSNWAAKGKLLPLNLSYDITPPELVSAVVTEVAILPCTSVPVILRIKPDIGY from the exons ATGCCCGGAAATGCTGTGGATCCATTGGCCACGGAGAAGACTCGTGACCAGATAATGGCCGAGCGGGAGGCGAAGAAGCTGGCTAAGCAGGCCAAGAAACAGAAAACTGCACCGACTCCTACTGCCGCCACTCCTGCTGTTCTGACCACTCCCTCTGCTCCGGCCACCAAAATCATCACTGAAGTGGAGCAGACCACCATTACCACTAAGCTGacgaccaccaccacaacaaaGGTGCAGGATGCAGTGGCTTCAAAGACGACTCAGCCAGCTGCGGTAAATGGCAAGGATGCGGAGGCGGGTGAAAAGACACGCGAGCAGATCAAGGCGGAACGCGAGGCCAAGAAGGCAGCCAAGAAAGCTGGCAAAGGCGGGGGAGCCAAGGTAGAGGGCATCGCACAACAGCTCGCTGACCTGAAAGTAGCAGAAAAAGCTCCAGTCGCAGCCAGTGCTGCACCTTCGACAACAGAAGCGGACCAGGAAAAG AAAAAGCCAGCTCTTAGCAAAGCGGAGCGTCGCGCTATCCAAGAAGCCCAACGGGCAGCCAAGGCCCAGGTACAGACTAAAAAGGCCCAGCATGCAGCCAAGGCACCACCCAGCGCAGCTCCCAAAGGGCCGAACCGGAAGAGCGTTTCCCCCACCACAGCGGCCACCAGCAGTTCCCCCGTCAAATGTCCAGCCAGCACGCCCAATGTAGACTGCCGGGTGAAGCTGTTCAACCATCTGGTGTGCGCCAAGGAAGACAGCCAGTTCATCAACGATCCACTCGTTCATCCGAGCATTGCGCGCTTGGGTGTTCAGTACGCCAAGCGCACGGTGGTGGGGTCCAATGCTCGATGCATTGCCTTCCTGCACGCCCTGCGCCAGGTTGTCCACGACTTTGAGACGCCCGCCAAGAAGGAGTTTGGTCGCAGCCTGGACGCCGCCGTGAAGCACCACGTAGACCACCTGCACAAGTGCCGACCGCTGGCCGTGTCCGTGTCCAATGCGTACAAACAATTCAAGAACCAACTGACACAGCTGCCGGCGGATGTTCCCGAAACGGAG TCGAAGGAGCTGCTCGTCCACTTCATCGATACTTACATTGAAAATCAAATCGGCAAGGCGGCCCAAGCGATCAGCGGTTTTCTGCAGGAAAAGATCACCGATGGCGACGTGCTGCTGACCTTCGCCTGTTCCTCCCTCATTCAGTTCATCTGCGAGGAGGCCAAGCGGCGCCAGGTGGCCTTCCGCGTGATTGTCGTCGATTCGCGACCCGGATGCGAAGGCCAGGAGCTGCTGCGCCGACTGCACGCCACCGGAATCCCGTGCACCTACGTGCTGATCAACGCCGTGGGCTATGTGATGGCGGAGGCCACGAAGGTGCTGCTGGGAGCACACGCCCTGCTGGCCAACGGATACGTGATGGCGCGAACGGGCACCGCCCAGGTGGCCCTGGTGGCCAATGCCCACAACGTGCCGGTGCTCGTGTGCTGCGAGACGCACAAGTTCAGCGAGCGCTTCCAGACGGACGCCATCGTCTACAACGAGCTGAGCGATCCCAACCAACTGGTGCGCGGCGACAAGTGCCAGCTAAGCAACTGGGCGGCCAAGGGAAAGCTGTTGCCGCTCAACCTGAGCTACGACATTACTCCGCCGGAGCTGGTGAGTGCCGTGGTCACCGAGGTGGCCATCCTGCCCTGCACCAGTGTTCCCGTCATACTCCGCATCAAGCCAGACATTGGCTACTAA
- the roh gene encoding reduction of Rh1, isoform A → MADKAAAEKPAGRPMRYPYTFSAKIAQFPIKHYIKNQWIWRYYFIAAVACVPVFYKISKLANSPENKKAWAESQAKEHAEHH, encoded by the exons ATGGCCGACAAAGCTGCTGCCGAGAAACCCGCTGGACGCCCCATGCGCTACCCATACACTTTCTCCGCGAAGATAGCCCAATTCCCCATCAAGCACTACATCAAGAACCAATGGATCTGGCGCTACTACTTCATTGCGGCCGTGGCCTGCGTGCCCGTGTTCTACAAGATCAGCAAGCTGG CCAACTCGCCCGAGAACAAGAAGGCATGGGCCGAATCGCAGGCCAAGGAGCACGCCGAGCACCACTAG
- the yellow-d2 gene encoding yellow-d2, with product MERWIVFGVCCWCWLAASAQALESVFGAYNLELEFPSPQERQRALRDGLYDPGSVIPIDVDVYYKHGDATPSIFVTIPRFAKGVPYSLAYVTNEMRPNGTLLQAYPSYEWHKSHGADCNGLTSVYRTQIDECGRMWILDSGEIDFIQHCPPQLYAIDLESGKVAHQYKMPKRLYKEGVSRFVTPTVELDPHNCDVGFVYMADSIGDGIVVYDVAAQQSWRIENKFTYPHPDFGTFTIAGESFQLWDGTVSTTLTPHGLGGRRMMYFHSLSSEWQMAIPLDVVNNGSNWRLNDVSAALDQFQLLGKRGSQCVAAAMSESGFLICGLVQPASLLAWNIRTGYSHQNLVMLVEDEQRLQFASGLKIVRNHEGKEELWVLSNRLQKAFGAGLDYKEINFRIQKCGVQELLSGRPCN from the exons ATGGAGCGTTGGATTGTCTTCGGTGTCTGCTGTTGGTGCTGGCTGGCAGCATCCGCCCAGGCCTTGGAAAGTGTCTTTGGAGCCTACAATCTGGAGCTGGAGTTTCCATCGCCGCAGGAAAGACAGCGCGCGCTGAGAGATGGACTATACGATCCGGGCAGCGTGATCCCCATCGATGTGGACGTCTACTACAAGC ATGGCGATGCCACACCCTCGATATTCGTGACCATTCCGCGTTTTGCCAAGGGCGTTCCATACTCTCTGGCCTACGTCACAAACGAAATGCGACCGAACGGGACTCTCCTGCAGGCTTATCCCAGCTACGAGTGGCACAAATCCCACGGAGCCGACTGCAATGGATTGACTTCGGTGTACCGCACACAGATAGACGAGTGCGGGCGCATGTGGATCCTGGACAGCGGCGAGATCGACTTCATTCAGCACTGCCCGCCGCAGCTGTACGCTATTGACTTGGAAAGCGGAAAAGTCGCGCATCAGTACAAGATGCCCAAGCGATTGTACAAGGAGGGCGTGAGTCGCTTTGTCACGCCCACCGTGGAGCTGGATCCGCACAACTGCGATGTGGGATTCGTGTACATGGCGGACTCCATTGGAGACGGCATTGTGGTGTATGACGTGGCAGCCCAGCAGTCGTGGCGGATTGAGAACAAGTTTACGTATCCTCATCCAGACTTCGGCACATTCACGATAGCAGGCGAGAGCTTCCAGCTGTGGGACGGCACGGTGTCTACCACTCTAACGCCCCACGGCTTGGGTGGCCGGCGGATGATGTATTTCCACTCTCTGTCCAGCGAGTGGCAAATGGCCATTCCGTTGGATGTGGtcaacaacggcagcaactGGCGGCTGAACGATGTGAGCGCTGCCTTGGATCAGTTCCAGTTGCTGGGCAAGCGGGGAAGTCAATGCGTTGCGGCGGCCATGAGCGAGTCCGGCTTTCTGATCTGCGGCCTGGTCCAGCCGGCCAGCCTTTTGGCCTGGAACATTCGCACCGGCTACAGCCATCAGAATCTGGTCATGCTGGTGGAGGATGAGCAGCGACTGCAGTTCGCCAGTGGACTCAAGATAGTGCGCAACCACGAGGGCAAGGAGGAACTGTGGGTGCTGTCGAATCGGCTGCAGAAAGCCTTCGGAGCGGGTCTGGACTACAAGGAGATAAACTTTCGCATACAGAAGTGCGGTGTTCAGGAGCTGCTCAGCGGCAGGCCTTGCAACTGA
- the CG13551 gene encoding uncharacterized protein, isoform A produces MFVVRRSASRLYPAGVQLAKMSGSQVGDLGSGAGKGGGGGGSIREAGGAFGKLEAAREEEYFYKKQREQLDRLKNDQIHQAEFHHQQIKEHEEAIQRHKEFLENLHK; encoded by the exons ATGTTCGTTGTACGTCGTAGCGCATCTCGTCTGTACCCCGCTGGAGTCCA GCTGGCCAAGATGAGCGGCAGCCAGGTGGGCGACCTAGGCAGTGGCGCCGGCAAgggaggcggcggcggtggctcTATCCGCGAGGCCGGCGGAGCCTTCGGCAAGCTTGAGGCTGCCCGCGAGGAGGAGTACTTCTACAAGAAG CAAAGGGAGCAGCTGGATCGCCTTAAGAACGACCAGATCCACCAGGCTGAGTTCCACCACCAGCAGATCAAGGAGCACGAGGAGGCCATCCAGCGCCACAAGGAGTTCCTCGAGAACCTGCACAAGTGA
- the yellow-d gene encoding yellow-d gives MVMMPLRILLIAFSLTLAQSYGVGVNGPRPVRTVETLTQWGQLEFGFPTAQDRENAQAAGNLVPENGTPIDVQPQYMANGQIRLFTTIPRFVTGIPYTLATVSATQGRNGPLLQPYPNYSWHNANGEDCDRITSAFRVAITECNQMWVIDSGVIGTTQLCPPQLLQFALATDRLLHRFRFPNDTYIPSGSLFITPNVLVQDPPPRGTCSRTMIYVADVSYHGLVVYDHQAQTSWRAENRFMYPDPDYGKHTIAGESFYLMDGMFALNNDKRNLYFHPLASASEYSVPLSALNRQQNWANGPEALPEEFRLLGRRRSECAASAIDGRNNVYCVTFNPVKLFVWNVNSPYNSRNFGNLPAKSDDLQFVSGMKVLRNREGQEELWMLSNRYQKIAAGTLNSKEVNFRILRRKLDDVQGGVFFSNDEDLTNRLVFS, from the exons ATGGTTATGATGCCCCTCCGGATACTGCTGATCGCCTTTTCGCTGACGCTAGCCCAGAGCTATGGCGTCGGTGTCAATGGACCGCGTCCCGTGCGCACTGTAGAAACGCTGACGCAGTGGGGCCAGCTGGAGTTCGGATTTCCCACGGCGCAGGATCGGGAGAACGCTCAGGCGGCGGGTAATCTGGTGCCCGAGAACGGCACTCCCATCGATGTGCAGCCACAGTACATGGCCAATGGCCAGATCAGGCTGTTCACCACTATTCCGCGCTTCGTGACGGGCATTCCCTACACCTTGGCCACCGTTTCAGCGACGCAGGGCAGGAATGGCCCGCTGCTGCAGCCGTATCCCAACTACTCCTGGCACAATGCCAACGGCGAGGACTGCGATCGCATAACATCCGCATTCAGAGTGGCT ATCACCGAGTGCAACCAGATGTGGGTGATCGATTCGGGTGTGATTGGAACCACCCAGCTGTGTCCGCCGCAGTTGCTGCAGTTCGCCCTGGCCACCGATCGCTTGCTGCATCGCTTCCGCTTCCCGAACGACACATACATCCCGAGTGGATCGCTCTTCATCACGCCAAATGTACTCGTCCAGGATCCTCCGCCTAGGGGAACCTGCAGTCGCACCATGATCTATGTGGCCGATGTGAGCTATCATGGCTTGGTGGTCTACGACCACCAGGCGCAGACATCATGGCGGGCTGAGAACCGCTTTATGTATCCCGATCCGGACTACGGCAAGCACACCATAGCAGGCGAGAGCTTCTACCTGATGGACGGCATGTTTGCACTGAACAACGACAAGCGCAATCTTTACTTCCATCCGCTGGCCAGTGCAAGTGAGTATTCCGTGCCACTGAGTGCTTTGAACCGGCAGCAGAACTGGGCCAACGGGCCGGAGGCTCTGCCGGAGGAGTTCAGGCTGCTAGGCAGGCGGCGGAGCGAGTGCGCCGCGTCCGCCATCGATGGCAGGAACAACGTCTACTGCGTCACCTTCAATCCCGTCAAGCTCTTTGTGTGGAACGTGAACTCGCCGTACAATTCGCGAAACTTTGGCAATCTGCCAGCCAAGTCCGATGACCTGCAGTTCGTCAGCGGCATGAAGGTGTTGCGGAACCGCGAAGGGCAGGAGGAACTCTGGATGCTCTCCAATCGCTACCAG AAAATCGCCGCAGGTACGCTGAACTCGAAGGAGGTCAACTTCCGCATCCTGCGCCGCAAGTTGGATGATGTCCAGGGCGGCGTCTTCTTCTCCAACGACGAGGATCTAACCAATCGCCTGGTGTTTAGCTAG